Genomic DNA from Candidatus Sulfurimonas marisnigri:
ATGATTCTGTTTATTTTGTAGAACATTTCTAATTTCAGCAGAAGTGTTATCTACCCATAGTTTATTTATGTCAGGTGCCATTTTAGAATATATTTCATAATATTTTTTGTCATTACACTTAAGAATAATACGGTCAAAATAAGATTTAACCATAGTAATAGAGTATTTTTTTGCTTGTGGTGAATTGTTGTTGAAGTTATCTAAATGTCGGCTAAATTTGTTTTTATATCTTATACAATCTGTGGCAGTTGCTGCATCCAAACTAATTATGCCAATTATTGTAATAAGAAAAACAAATTTTTTCATTCACAATCCTTTGTATACAATTACTCTCATATAGATATCTATGTATTATACATTGTTTACAAAATGCATTATATTAAATTAACGAAGATATTGAATTTCTGTTTTAAGTTTTCAGTCCATTATAAACAAATATATATTTAACTTTATCTTAGCTATCATTATTTACAATATTAAACTCATGGAATAAATTTGGAGGGCTAGTTTAACTCCTAATGAGAGTTATCTTAGATAAACGACAATATGGAGAATTTAATGCACACGGATAAAATAAGGGATTTTTTTAAGGGTGTTGAACTGTTTTCAACATTGAGTGATGATGAGTTAAGCCTACTTCTAGATGAAGTTGAAGTGAGAACTTTAAACACAGGGGACCTTTTGATTCGCGAGAATCATCCACGAAAAGCAATTCATTTTATCTATGACGGTAAGGTGGCTTTGTTTAAAACCACTCCTTATGGTGAGGAAAAGAAGATGGGGCTTTTTACAAACTTTGATTTTTTGGGAGAAGGTGCTCTTTTTGATGACTCCCCACATTCCACTTCAGCCAAGGCAGAAGTAGATACTACTGTTTTATCCATAAGAAAAGAAAAACTTTTTCATCTATTTGAAAATAACGGTATTTTGGCAACAAAAATATTTTCATTAATTGCAGGGGTGATTTCAAGAAGATTACAGCAAACTAACAGCCGTGCAGTCAACTCTTCGGCTCAATACAAATCAGGCCAAACTAGGATGGAACACGACCTTCTTGGAGACAGAAAAGTCCCTTTTGAAGCATACTACGGCATTCAAACTATGAGAGCTATGGAAAACTTCAACATCAGTGGAGTGACTCTCAACTTTTTTCCAGATCTAATCATAGGACATGCAATAGTTAAGATGGCAGCAGCAAAAGCCAACGCAGAACTGGGTTACCTAGATGAAAAAATACACAATGCAATCGTAGAAGCGTGCCAAGAGATTATAGAAGGAAAACTCCACGACCAATTTGGGGTGGATATGATACAAGGAGGTGCTGGTACCTCTACTAATATGAATACTAATGAGGTAATTGCCAATCGAGCCTTGGAAATTATGGGTCACAAAAGAGGACAGTACCAATATTGCCACCCAAATAATCATGTAAACTACTCCCAGTCTACAAACGATGCTTACCCAACTGCGGTGCATCTGGCTCTAAACTTTGCCAATAAAAAACTACTTGATGTTCTTCGTAATCTCGTTAGTGCTTTTGCAGAGAAGTCTCTTGAGTTTGCTGATATTATAAAAATGGGAAGAACCCAGCTTCAAGATGCCGTTCCGATGACACTGGGACAAACATTTCAAACTTATTCAGATACCTTGGAGACAGAAGCAAAGAAGCTAGTCTACGCTGCAGATCATTTTTTAGAAGTAAATATGGGTGCTACAGCTATCGGAACAGGAATCAATTCTGACCCTGAGTACAGCGACAAAGTGGTAAAACATCTTAGAGAAATAACAGGACTAGACGTAGTATTAGCTACCAACTTAGTAGAGGCAACACAAGACACAGGCTCATTTGTGATGTATTCAGCAACGATGAAGAGGCTAGCCATAAAGTTATCTAAAATCTGTAACGATTTACGCCTTCTCTCTTCAGGTCCAAGGGCAGGTTTTAATGAAATCAATCTGCCA
This window encodes:
- the aspA gene encoding aspartate ammonia-lyase → MEHDLLGDRKVPFEAYYGIQTMRAMENFNISGVTLNFFPDLIIGHAIVKMAAAKANAELGYLDEKIHNAIVEACQEIIEGKLHDQFGVDMIQGGAGTSTNMNTNEVIANRALEIMGHKRGQYQYCHPNNHVNYSQSTNDAYPTAVHLALNFANKKLLDVLRNLVSAFAEKSLEFADIIKMGRTQLQDAVPMTLGQTFQTYSDTLETEAKKLVYAADHFLEVNMGATAIGTGINSDPEYSDKVVKHLREITGLDVVLATNLVEATQDTGSFVMYSATMKRLAIKLSKICNDLRLLSSGPRAGFNEINLPKMQPGSSIMPGKVNPVIPEVVNQIAFKVIGNDLTVSLAAESGQLELNVMEPVIAQSIFESIEMLKNGMKTLQYRCIEGITANKEVCRRQVENSIGLVTALNPILGYDTCTMLAKEALEKNASIYDLVLEKDLMTKEELEDALLPENMTKPKKRVFREWK